One Malus domestica chromosome 11, GDT2T_hap1 genomic region harbors:
- the LOC139187425 gene encoding uncharacterized protein isoform X3, whose translation MGWKSVEELTFNVGVDEVLNLLMRSLVSETPLTETLLKDKTIPNMIDENLDQDLCIEYREVEGKRNEEEEKISIKLIVSKSKKKVYYAEVGEDFVNLLFSFLTLPLGFVIKQMQHNSLKGCIDQLYKSVEDLDEQYLKSNLHKKKLVSPKLLPGFGYKNHLLGIEEASYKWTDSVEPKSHCKEDCIDFVDPKSHHKKDDKDCGFLKGPAMFMVTDSLNVSPISAIVGMSILCELNVPVTDVEVRVAHVGKEEAIRLLVASFVCPSALTSVFLTKPKRFGGLGCLSFLI comes from the exons ATGGGCTGGAAAAGCGTTGAGGAACTGACTTTTAATGTGGGAGTTGATGAG GTTTTGAATTTGCTTATGCGCTCATTAGTATCAGAGACACCTCTGACTGAAACTCTGCTGAAGGATAAAACCATACCAAACATGATTGATGAAAACCTTGACCAAGATTTATGCATTGAATATCGAGAGGTAGAAGGAAAAaggaatgaggaagaagaaaagatttCTATCAAACTTATAGTTAGCAAATCTAAGAAGAAGGTTTATTATGCCGAAGTGGGGGAGGATTTTGTCAATTTACTCTTCAGTTTCTTGACTCTTCCACTAGGGTTTGTAATAAAACAAATGCAACATAACTCTTTGAAAGGTTGCATTGACCAGCTGTACAAAAGTGTCGAAGATCTTGATGAGCAGTACTTGAAGTCAAATTTACACAAGAAAAAGTTGGTGAGTCCTAAGCTCCTCCCTGGATTTGGCTACAAGAATCATCTTCTGGGAATTGAGGAAGCATCGTATAAATGGACTGACTCCGTAGAACCCAAATCCCATTGTAAAGAAGATTGTATTGACTTCGTAGACCCCAAATCCCATCATAAAAAAGATGATAAAGATTGTGGATTCTTGAAAGGACCGGCGATGTTCATGGTAACTGACAGTCTCAATGTAAGTCCAATATCTGCAATTGTCGGCATGTCAATTCTATGCGAACTGAACGTACCTGTGACTGATGTTGAGGTACGAGTGGCTCATGTGGGGAAAGAGGAG GCTATCCGTCTTTTGGTGGCTTCTTTTGTTTGTCCCTCTGCTCTAACTAGTGTCTTCCTTACGAAGCCAAAGCGATTTGGAGGTTTAGGGTGCCTAAGTTTTCTAATTTAA
- the LOC139187425 gene encoding uncharacterized protein isoform X2 yields MEEKSENKISLKVLVNNLTNKVIFAECDNDFVDVLFSFLTIPMGTIVRLSHHSQSFGIGCIDNLFGSVESLDLQLFRTKECRDMLLHPRNGAEDLLRNLKLKYDQCEPPRYFKCSNRYCCNFAQRFSYYETVHCCCGGLMKVETIFTTKQAEGGGVFVAGPGRFIISDDLQVLPPFTCAVSSVVSNHGLMGWKSVEELTFNVGVDEVLNLLMRSLVSETPLTETLLKDKTIPNMIDENLDQDLCIEYREVEGKRNEEEEKISIKLIVSKSKKKVYYAEVGEDFVNLLFSFLTLPLGFVIKQMQHNSLKGCIDQLYKSVEDLDEQYLKSNLHKKKLVSPKLLPGFGYKNHLLGIEEASYKWTDSVEPKSHCKEDCIDFVDPKSHHKKDDKDCGFLKGPAMFMVTDSLNVSPISAIVGMSILCELNVPVTDVEVRVAHVGKEEAIRLLVASFVCPSALTSVFLTKPKRFGGLGCLSFLI; encoded by the exons ATGGAAGAAAAATCTGAAAACAAAATTAGCTTGAAGGTCTTGGTGAACAATTTGACCAATAAAGTCATTTTCGCTGAGTGTGATAATGATTTCGTTGATGTTCTCTTCAGTTTCTTGACAATCCCTATGGGAACTATTGTTAGGCTTTCCCATCATTCCCAATCCTTTGGAATTGGCTGCATTGACAACTTATTTGGAAGTGTTGAGAGTCTTGATTTACAGCTTTTTCGAACTAAAGAATGTCGAGACATGTTGTTACATCCCCGCAATGGAGCTGAAGATCTATTGAGGAACCTCAAATTGAAATATGATCAATGTGAGCCCCCACGGTACTTTAAGTGTTCTAATCGATATTGCTGCAATTTTGCACAAAGGTTTAGTTATTACGAAACTGTTCATTGTTGTTGTGGGGGTCTGATGAAAGTGGAGACCATTTTTACAACGAAACAAGCTGAAGGTGGTGGGGTTTTTGTGGCAGGACCAGGGAGATTTATTATTAGTGATGATTTACAGGTACTGCCTCCATTTACTTGTGCAGTATCTTCTGTAGTTTCGAACCATGGACTCATGGGCTGGAAAAGCGTTGAGGAACTGACTTTTAATGTGGGAGTTGATGAG GTTTTGAATTTGCTTATGCGCTCATTAGTATCAGAGACACCTCTGACTGAAACTCTGCTGAAGGATAAAACCATACCAAACATGATTGATGAAAACCTTGACCAAGATTTATGCATTGAATATCGAGAGGTAGAAGGAAAAaggaatgaggaagaagaaaagatttCTATCAAACTTATAGTTAGCAAATCTAAGAAGAAGGTTTATTATGCCGAAGTGGGGGAGGATTTTGTCAATTTACTCTTCAGTTTCTTGACTCTTCCACTAGGGTTTGTAATAAAACAAATGCAACATAACTCTTTGAAAGGTTGCATTGACCAGCTGTACAAAAGTGTCGAAGATCTTGATGAGCAGTACTTGAAGTCAAATTTACACAAGAAAAAGTTGGTGAGTCCTAAGCTCCTCCCTGGATTTGGCTACAAGAATCATCTTCTGGGAATTGAGGAAGCATCGTATAAATGGACTGACTCCGTAGAACCCAAATCCCATTGTAAAGAAGATTGTATTGACTTCGTAGACCCCAAATCCCATCATAAAAAAGATGATAAAGATTGTGGATTCTTGAAAGGACCGGCGATGTTCATGGTAACTGACAGTCTCAATGTAAGTCCAATATCTGCAATTGTCGGCATGTCAATTCTATGCGAACTGAACGTACCTGTGACTGATGTTGAGGTACGAGTGGCTCATGTGGGGAAAGAGGAG GCTATCCGTCTTTTGGTGGCTTCTTTTGTTTGTCCCTCTGCTCTAACTAGTGTCTTCCTTACGAAGCCAAAGCGATTTGGAGGTTTAGGGTGCCTAAGTTTTCTAATTTAA
- the LOC139187425 gene encoding uncharacterized protein isoform X1, producing the protein MILIPVHCYFLQFMEEKSENKISLKVLVNNLTNKVIFAECDNDFVDVLFSFLTIPMGTIVRLSHHSQSFGIGCIDNLFGSVESLDLQLFRTKECRDMLLHPRNGAEDLLRNLKLKYDQCEPPRYFKCSNRYCCNFAQRFSYYETVHCCCGGLMKVETIFTTKQAEGGGVFVAGPGRFIISDDLQVLPPFTCAVSSVVSNHGLMGWKSVEELTFNVGVDEVLNLLMRSLVSETPLTETLLKDKTIPNMIDENLDQDLCIEYREVEGKRNEEEEKISIKLIVSKSKKKVYYAEVGEDFVNLLFSFLTLPLGFVIKQMQHNSLKGCIDQLYKSVEDLDEQYLKSNLHKKKLVSPKLLPGFGYKNHLLGIEEASYKWTDSVEPKSHCKEDCIDFVDPKSHHKKDDKDCGFLKGPAMFMVTDSLNVSPISAIVGMSILCELNVPVTDVEVRVAHVGKEEAIRLLVASFVCPSALTSVFLTKPKRFGGLGCLSFLI; encoded by the exons ATGATACTTATTCCAGTTCATTGTTATTTCTTGCAGTTCATGGAAGAAAAATCTGAAAACAAAATTAGCTTGAAGGTCTTGGTGAACAATTTGACCAATAAAGTCATTTTCGCTGAGTGTGATAATGATTTCGTTGATGTTCTCTTCAGTTTCTTGACAATCCCTATGGGAACTATTGTTAGGCTTTCCCATCATTCCCAATCCTTTGGAATTGGCTGCATTGACAACTTATTTGGAAGTGTTGAGAGTCTTGATTTACAGCTTTTTCGAACTAAAGAATGTCGAGACATGTTGTTACATCCCCGCAATGGAGCTGAAGATCTATTGAGGAACCTCAAATTGAAATATGATCAATGTGAGCCCCCACGGTACTTTAAGTGTTCTAATCGATATTGCTGCAATTTTGCACAAAGGTTTAGTTATTACGAAACTGTTCATTGTTGTTGTGGGGGTCTGATGAAAGTGGAGACCATTTTTACAACGAAACAAGCTGAAGGTGGTGGGGTTTTTGTGGCAGGACCAGGGAGATTTATTATTAGTGATGATTTACAGGTACTGCCTCCATTTACTTGTGCAGTATCTTCTGTAGTTTCGAACCATGGACTCATGGGCTGGAAAAGCGTTGAGGAACTGACTTTTAATGTGGGAGTTGATGAG GTTTTGAATTTGCTTATGCGCTCATTAGTATCAGAGACACCTCTGACTGAAACTCTGCTGAAGGATAAAACCATACCAAACATGATTGATGAAAACCTTGACCAAGATTTATGCATTGAATATCGAGAGGTAGAAGGAAAAaggaatgaggaagaagaaaagatttCTATCAAACTTATAGTTAGCAAATCTAAGAAGAAGGTTTATTATGCCGAAGTGGGGGAGGATTTTGTCAATTTACTCTTCAGTTTCTTGACTCTTCCACTAGGGTTTGTAATAAAACAAATGCAACATAACTCTTTGAAAGGTTGCATTGACCAGCTGTACAAAAGTGTCGAAGATCTTGATGAGCAGTACTTGAAGTCAAATTTACACAAGAAAAAGTTGGTGAGTCCTAAGCTCCTCCCTGGATTTGGCTACAAGAATCATCTTCTGGGAATTGAGGAAGCATCGTATAAATGGACTGACTCCGTAGAACCCAAATCCCATTGTAAAGAAGATTGTATTGACTTCGTAGACCCCAAATCCCATCATAAAAAAGATGATAAAGATTGTGGATTCTTGAAAGGACCGGCGATGTTCATGGTAACTGACAGTCTCAATGTAAGTCCAATATCTGCAATTGTCGGCATGTCAATTCTATGCGAACTGAACGTACCTGTGACTGATGTTGAGGTACGAGTGGCTCATGTGGGGAAAGAGGAG GCTATCCGTCTTTTGGTGGCTTCTTTTGTTTGTCCCTCTGCTCTAACTAGTGTCTTCCTTACGAAGCCAAAGCGATTTGGAGGTTTAGGGTGCCTAAGTTTTCTAATTTAA